The Tripterygium wilfordii isolate XIE 37 chromosome 1, ASM1340144v1, whole genome shotgun sequence sequence ATATTTCTGGCCGTCAACTAATCAACTTTGGAACATTCGGCATAATGTTCAAATTGCAAGGTCAGGAATTATTTTTAGGCAACTTGAATGGATGTGCTGCttgaataaatctcaaaatcAATAGGTCAAACGTTTGTGTTATTaacaaggaaaataaataaattagcgAGATAGAATGTGAGGTCAAAGGCGGTTAAGGGCCCTGCAGTTTTAGTTACATATGTTGTTCATTACTTCTACCAGTGCGTGatcacataatttttttgaatttgataaatagACTCGAACATCCGTGATTAAAACTGTAACTTCTCTATTGCAAGGCTCGTTCGGAGGTCAAAATCATGTAGATTCCCGCCCAAAAAAGGTCATAATTCTAAGTATtgtcgagttttttttttttgaaaaaaaattttaattaagaaCAACTAGGAAAACATTTAGAAACATAAAGAGAGTTAATGGAGAATGGAATGTCCTCCATGAAAATACTAGGCAAAGAGACATTAGTAGATCGACCCAAGGATGCAAGGGCATCTGTAACCCTATTTCGGTCCCTAGAAACATGCATAATTTGATGCTCCATTTCATTCAAAAGAGCTCTAGTTTCATCGAGAACGAAACCATGAGGCGATAGAGGATAGATATCTCATTTCAAAGCAGCAACGATCCAAGTTAAACTCCATAGCCAGTTGAACTCCAAAACGGAAAGCAAGAGTCTCAATCATCATAGGGCAACCAGCTGACGGAACACGCATAAACCCCGATAGATGAACACAACCGCAATGATCTGTAATGATGAATCCAATCCCCGCCCAAGGATCTCCTTGCTTCCATGAGCCAtcaacattgattttttttccagcTAGGGGGAGTCTTGAGACTTGGTATTTGGGATCACATTTTGTTACCTAATACGGATATTATGGGCCTGGATTTCTGGGTCTTGTGTTGTTTGTGGCCCAGTTAACTACGAAGTCATGTTCCATTGGATGGGCCAATATCTTAGAGACAACCGGGCTTAGAACCGTGTCAAATGTCCAAGTGACTTGGGTCAGAACAAGTTTTGAACGAGTTAAGCCCACAGCCCATTACCCGAGGAGTAGTAACATATTGCACGGCCAATTGTGTCCAAGTGACTGAGGTGGGTCAGAACAAGTTTTGAACGAGTTAAGCCCACAGCCCATTGCCAGAGGAGTAGTAACATATTGCACAGCCAATTGTGTGGGCAGATACAGCTATTTGTCATGCATCATGGGTTCCACAAGATGAGAACCAGGTGAAAGGTCCAGCTTCAAGGAAAATTACTAATGTCATTAAATACTTCCCACTGTCACAGGTGAAGGAGTTATGTTTAagttgttgaaacttgaaaggtaGTTTCTAAGGCTCCATCACAATTGGGCAAACAAGGAATGATAACTTCAAGGCTTCAAATCAATAATTGCAAAGATAGAACACTTGTAGGTTCATAAGATATAACTCAATTACTAAGATtatgtttatactttatattgTTTGTTGAAACCGATGTCAAAATTCTCAATCAAAGataccaataatattgtcctcTTTGAATTGATTGGATCACTCTGGATATAGGATATATCCGActcgcaagttttttttttcttgggcaTCTCACAATAAAAATTAAGCCTAGAAAACGCGATATTGATGTAAGAGGGTAAAAGTTTTGTTCATAAACCATTCGACTGGGTTATGTCACCTTAATGTGGGATTATAGTCTTGACGATCCAAATTGTGATTCCAGGATGCAGACTGGTGAACACAGTGCTTAACATTCAATACTTGAACAAAGTCTATAATTAAACCCTAATTAGTTTAAGCAGACTACAAATTACTCAAATATCATCCCACCGCACCCAAAATCACACAGACACGGTGTTTATTCCGCCCACAAAATCAACACTGGCGAAAAACCGCAAACAGGTACACACATACATTGGTGGATAAGATACTGATAAACCAAATCGAAGAACTAATTCATCAACTCCTGCAACGGGTAATCGCGGAACACCCTCTAGTGTACGGGTGCACAGGTCCTCTGGCTTTGAAGCAGTTGTGGGTATAGTACGACCTCCCCGATCGAGGCGGACATGGGATTCTGTTCGCAGAGAGTGCGCCATACGAAATGTAGTACGGCCTTCTCTGCCAGAACAAAGATCTACGATCAACTCCATCATCTTCTCCAATATCCAAGTCCAAGTCGTCGACATTGTCGAGGTCACTGTACGGAGACATCGAGAATGGCCACTCCAGAGCGTCTGTCATTAGACCCAGCTTCGAGTCATCAACTACCTGGGCTTGAAGTTTGTGGCTAAGAGAAAGGATTGTTACAATTAAGAGGCAGAGAACGGAAGTGAAGTTCCAGGGCTTGAAGGACGCCATTGGAGGAAAAATGGCTCGGTaggtgtttgtgtttttgtctGGCTGAAATAGAATTTATGACAGAGAGTCACTCACAGGGGAGTGGGTGGTGGTGTTTTGATTTGAAGGCGTTGGTACAGAGAGGGAGGGAAATGGGGACAGAGAGTCACATGGAGAGGGAGGTGATTGGGTTACAGCTGTGACTTTCATCAATGCAGTGATCAGTCATATACGTGTATAGATTCTTGTGCATATTGGTCCTCAAATGATCGAGTGTGTTTGTGCTCACTGTTACAAATTGAGATCTTCAACGCAGCACCGCTAAGAAAATACGTGTCGAAATCAATAGTCGCTATGGCATATATGTTTAGTAGCTTTGAGGTCTGCGCTCACTGTTTGCCTGCGGCGTGGGACCAAATAAGACAAGCGGGGGATACGACGAATTGCTTAAAAATACGCCGCTGGTCGGGTTTTGTTAGGTTtgttgggattgggattgggatgCTAATTTGCCTAAATCTTCATTAGATTCTTGATTGAGTTCTTGACTTCTTTCTGCGACCAAAAAGTGCTTTTGTTTAGTGTGATCTAATCCCCATATAAAATAGGGTCAAAAAGTCTAGAAGTTCTATTTATACCACCTATATGCGCATGCCAAATCATTGCCCCATCTCAGGGGTGTCCCCGGTTGGGTGACATGGGCGACCGCCCAGTGTCCCATATTTTTGAATTAGTGTTATAGGAGTCTCTAAAATCATTTAAGTAAGATATgacatttaatttcttttaaga is a genomic window containing:
- the LOC120001009 gene encoding protein RALF-like 34 — protein: MASFKPWNFTSVLCLLIVTILSLSHKLQAQVVDDSKLGLMTDALEWPFSMSPYSDLDNVDDLDLDIGEDDGVDRRSLFWQRRPYYISYGALSANRIPCPPRSGRSYYTHNCFKARGPVHPYTRGCSAITRCRS